One Pichia kudriavzevii chromosome 3, complete sequence genomic window carries:
- a CDS encoding uncharacterized protein (PKUD0C03350), whose product MSLYSKGTRILTRACVSRPNYMLVHSILENLIRLKSKSPMYSTASFIQSDSKRFYSLPSNKFADFEKQRIDYFLQLQDTFKNQSMSPKIKSERLKLIMLQLIPILPNGEFSNKQLPFINSVINLIDNKASPNDSFTPDEMILLLKSVLGGMSLKDVRFIDFFPRFYNALRESQEYASDQALRLELFEIFINYVLLSTKRNTVSKVIDAFIDEEQNIHNNEANQQVVEIVLHAFESVRPDTETVLLLANLCPDLSLIKKELSDCTMLELILSNFFKASDEEISETFEDNFVSERLIKLIDIIEGKVDDPILSYVEILYFATKNHFNDVSVSILDKLERKTSFFKESDQFQTLYEADTLFALVSASLKFNKVINATNLLAHLRDNKKETEFVEEEWMALLQYDAFQLHEYKPAIELINDYNSKLESLNKEYFFQDVDSLNLVLESLCWSKKDFPYIDKFREDFQEMYQVPVDAKSVSTVLNYLCEDESNNESIKLASSYFLKFKDLVDWENDYEGFYMLSLFQLTANIWKNESLSWNEKMEVYKNVQRYEYLFNKECIYEMMKSAIKYNAGTFAIKVLLDQTPELKKNDPRLKVPNYQKIFDCIYDYLTKSPDKELNKRVYKYLAEYFSIPYEYYPGFIKMFIDCGDPEMSLKVFADMKRLSKESKLPPPNEEFYIYLLKSFAKFQYEEGIFKLHLSIKMDLSINLDIKLLNSLMESYAALEDPFKTRDVFNLAFSLPKENGTNNESAYWMLKSLKYATLGHANDFYNGLSQYDMIPDPYLFGELLIANCYFEQYRTAFETLQLAEQNGDYHLINTYVLKTLHNHCLHDGVRDELKAYYQEKFPKEWDELTKTGQLQDNREKYPNLLENPYERPYIETKQISDS is encoded by the coding sequence ATGTCTCTTTACAGTAAGGGCACGAGAATACTTACACGGGCGTGTGTATCAAGACCCAACTATATGTTGGTGCATTCCATTCTTGAAAATCTGATAAGgctaaaatcaaaatccCCCATGTACTCCACTGCTTCATTTATTCAATCGGATTCTAAGAGATTCTATAGCTTGCCTTCCAATAAATTTGCagattttgagaaacaacGCATAGATTATTTCTTACAGCTACAAGACACTTTTAAAAACCAGTCAATGTCTcccaaaataaaatcagAGAGGTTAAAATTGATTATGTTACAGTTGATTCCAATTTTACCAAATGGcgaattttcaaataagCAGCTACCATTTATTAATTCGGTCATTAACTTGATCGACAATAAAGCCTCCCCTAATGATAGTTTTACGCCAGATGAAATGATCTTACTACTGAAAAGTGTACTTGGAGGTATGTCCTTGAAAGATGTGCGCTTCATCGATTTCTTTCCTAGATTTTATAACGCGTTGAGAGAATCCCAGGAATACGCAAGTGATCAAGCACTTAGGCTAGAGTTGTTCGAGATCTTTATCAATTATGTGTTGCTAAGtacaaaaagaaacaccGTTAGTAAGGTGATTGACGCattcattgatgaagagcAAAACATCCATAATAATGAGGCTAACCAacaagttgttgaaattgtctTACATGCATTTGAATCGGTAAGGCCAGATACGGAGACAGTTTTGCTATTGGCAAATCTTTGCCCAGATTTGAGCTTGATTAAAAAAGAACTGTCTGATTGCACAATGTTAGAGTTGATTCTATcgaatttttttaaagcttccgatgaagaaatcagtGAGACGTTTGAAGATAATTTTGTCAGTGAAAGGCTAATCAAACTAATAGACATTATTGAGGGTAAAGTTGATGACCCCATCTTATCATACGTCGAAATTCTTTACTTTGCAACTAAGAATCATTTCAACGATGTAtctgtttcaattttagaCAAGCTTGAAAGAAAGACATCATTCTTCAAGGAGTCGGatcaattccaaacatTGTATGAAGCAGATACCTTGTTTGCACTAGTTTCGgcatctttgaaatttaacAAGGTCATCAATGCAACCAATCTGTTGGCCCATCTAAGggataataaaaaagagACAGAGTTCGTAGAAGAAGAATGGATGGCATTGTTACAATATGATGCATTTCAGCTGCACGAATACAAACCCGCCATTGAACTAATTAATGACTATAATTCAAAATTAGAGTCTTTAAATAAAGAATACTTCTTTCAAGATGTTGATTCTCTTAATTTGGTGTTGGAGTCATTATGTTGGTCAAAAAAGGATTTTCCTTATATTGACAAATTCAGAGAAGATTTTCAGGAGATGTATCAGGTCCCAGTGGATGCTAAGAGTGTTTCGACAGTTTTGAATTACCTATGCGAAGATGAATCCAATAATGAAAGTATCAAACTGGCGTCCTCATATTTTCTTAAATTTAAAGATCTAGTTGATTGGGAGAATGATTACGAAGGGTTTTACATGTTGTCATTGTTTCAATTGACTGCTaatatttggaaaaatgAAAGTCTTTCTtggaatgaaaaaatggagGTTTACAAGAATGTCCAAAGGTACGAATATTTGTTCAATAAAGAATGTATCTACGAAATGATGAAGTCTGCTATTAAATATAATGCTGGGACGTTTGCAATCAAAGTGTTGCTTGATCAAACACCCGagttaaagaaaaatgatcCAAGACTAAAGGTCccaaattatcaaaaaatttttgattgcatATATGACTATTTGACTAAATCTCCAGATAAAGAATTGAATAAAAGAGTCTATAAATATTTAGCCGAGTATTTTTCGATACCGTATGAGTATTATCCGGGATTTATCAAGATGTTCATCGATTGCGGGGACCCTGAGATGTCATTGAAAGTTTTTGCAGATATGAAACGATTGAGCAAGGAATCTAAGTTACCTCCACCCAATGAAGAGTTTTATATctatttattgaaaagttttgcGAAATTTCAGTATGAAGAAGGCATATTTAAATTACACTTGAGCATAAAGATGGATTTATCGATAAATCTAGATATCAAATTGCTGAATTCATTAATGGAATCATATGCGGCTCTTGAAGACCCTTTCAAGACGCGTGATGTCTTTAATTTGGCATTTTCGTTACCCAAGGAGAATGGTACAAATAACGAAAGTGCTTACTGGATGttgaaatctttgaaatatGCTACACTGGGACACGCCAACGATTTTTATAACGGTCTATCACAATATGATATGATACCTGATCCTTATTTATTTGGTGAATTGTTAATAGCAAATTGTtattttgaacaatatCGTACGGCGTTTGAAACATTACAATTAGCTGAGCAAAATGGAGACTACCATTTAATCAATACATATGTATTAAAAACGTTACATAACCACTGCTTACATGATGGTGTTCGTGATGAATTGAAAGCCTATTACCAAGAAAAATTCCCTAAGGAGTGGGATGAACTGACGAAAACAGGTCAATTACAAGACAACCGAGAAAAATATCCTAACTTGTTGGAGAATCCCTATGAAAGGCCTTATATCGAAACTAAACAAATATCCGATAGTTAG
- a CDS encoding uncharacterized protein (PKUD0C03360; similar to Saccharomyces cerevisiae YPR140W (TAZ1); ancestral locus Anc_3.478), protein MSFHDVLKRGDEEILKTRPQRSAIWNTLSHFTCVAVTGFSKLILATCYNVEVKGIDNLDSSLAYARSTNRGFLTIMNHMSTCDDPCIWACLPWRYFKSWNDIRWGLAASNVCFTNKAATTFFSLGKILPCERFGRGPFQSGLDACIRILSPDDTIDPSHVLSSLDSVKPASLARNALSLFDTKYTPPILRYQTSWVHIFPEGYVCQLKPPHSNSMRFFRWGTARLILEPTVQPVIVPIFTDGFEKVKPEEIDMKTDYLTPNNFGAKITVNIGRAIDDNIISKFRQEWRDLCAKYPNLENPNDLSDELMFGKEARELRSRVCSFLREQVASLRLENGFPEEDPRFKDVNFWSRYTKSRGKSDPDVQFIGFNWAIKEYQKNVKIYDDRGNVIGERESERPEGL, encoded by the coding sequence ATGTCATTTCATGACGTTTTGAAACGTGGCGATGAGGAAATACTGAAAACACGTCCTCAGCGCTCCGCAATATGGAACACCTTGTCCCACTTCACCTGTGTCGCAGTCACGGGATTCTCTAAACTCATTCTTGCTACTTGCTACAACGTGGAAGTTAAAGGTATAGACAATCTGGACAGCTCCTTAGCTTACGCACGATCAACAAATAGGGGGTTCCTCACTATCATGAACCACATGTCCACATGCGATGACCCCTGCATCTGGGCTTGTCTACCTTGGAGATACTTCAAATCTTGGAACGATATCAGATGGGGGTTGGCAGCTTCAAACGTTTGCTTCACCAACAAGGCGGCAACTACCTTCTTCTCATTGGGTAAGATCCTACCTTGCGAGAGATTCGGAAGAGGGCCTTTCCAATCAGGGTTGGACGCTTGCATACGTATCTTGTCTCCAGATGATACAATCGACCCTTCTCATGTACTGTCCTCCCTTGACTCCGTTAAGCCAGCTTCATTGGCTCGAAACGCCCTGTCTTTGTTTGACACCAAATACACTCCGCCAATACTACGCTATCAAACCTCCTGGGTTCACATCTTCCCGGAAGGTTATGTCTGTCAATTGAAACCACCACATTCAAACTCCATGAGATTCTTTCGCTGGGGTACTGCAAGGTTGATCTTAGAACCAACTGTTCAACCGGTCATTGTCCCAATATTCACAGATGGTTTTGAGAAAGTCAAACCTGAAGAAATCGACATGAAGACAGACTATCTCACACCAAATAATTTTGGTGCTAAAATTACGGTAAATATAGGTCGTGCAATCGATGACAATATCATATCTAAATTCAGACAAGAATGGAGGGACTTATGTGCTAAATATCCAAACTTGGAAAACCCCAATGATTTATCAGACGAATTGATGTTTGGCAAAGAAGCTAGGGAGTTGCGTTCAAGGGTCTGTTCGTTCCTACGTGAGCAGGTAGCGTCGTTAAGGCTGGAAAATGGCTTCCCTGAGGAAGACCCAAGGTTTAAAGACGTTAACTTTTGGTCTAGATACACCAAATCAAGGGGTAAGTCCGATCCCGATGTTCAATTCATTGGGTTCAACTGGGCCATCAAAGAGTACCAGAAAAACGTGAAAATCTATGATGATAGAGGGAACGTCATCGGTGAACGTGAGAGTGAACGCCCTGAGGGCCTGTAA
- a CDS encoding uncharacterized protein (PKUD0C03370; similar to Saccharomyces cerevisiae YJR014W (TMA22); ancestral locus Anc_5.144), which translates to MTLYCGVCTLPVEFCEFGKTLKKCKAWLQEENPSLFDVLYNSNNESSLSSETEAKLSSSIAKMQLKEERKQERELENLKNSKILIKRIPRSKHKNICAIQNLEILGNDIDLKKTAKKFASKFATGSSVSKNAENKEEIVIQGDVGTEVEKIILEMMKERGLEIKIEHVTERFTNKKR; encoded by the coding sequence ATGACGCTATACTGTGGAGTATGCACCCTTCCCGTCGAGTTCTGCGAATTCGGAAAGACCCTCAAGAAGTGCAAGGCATGGCTGCAGGAGGAAAACCCCTCGTTGTTTGATGTCTTGTACAACTCAAACAACGAGTCGTCATTGTCGTCAGAGACCGAGGCAAAGTTGTCGTCCTCGATTGCAAAGATGCAGCTCAAGGAGGAACGCAAACAGGAGAGAGAATTGGAGAATCTTAAAAACTCAAAGATCCTCATTAAGAGAATCCCTAGGTCCAAACATAAGAATATCTGTGCCATTcagaatttggaaatcttGGGCAATGACATtgacttgaagaaaacggCAAAGAAATTTGCCTCTAAATTTGCTACAGGTTCCAGTGTCTCAAAGAATGCCGAAAATAAGGAAGAAATCGTCATTCAAGGTGATGTGGGCACCGAGGTGGAGAAGATCATCTTGGAGATGATGAAGGAGAGAGGATTGGAAATTAAAATCGAACATGTCACAGAGAGGtttacaaacaaaaagagaTGA
- a CDS encoding uncharacterized protein (PKUD0C03380; similar to Saccharomyces cerevisiae YER063W (THO1); ancestral locus Anc_7.244) has translation MTKYATLLKGKLQELLAERGLPTDGTKDVLVERLEESDKIAAELDQDLEEPVANSSQGATTDKNVEDQTVPTTNDATVTDATTTPTAVGDATESLQARAVKLLEGKIARVRRFGDESSAVALQKQLARVVRFGVTPGSALALEVEGPPTVNGDSPLHHGHSHGHGHHHHHHGHGHGPHGRRVGYVRKVRETAKVHK, from the coding sequence ATGACCAAGTACGCAACATTGCTCAAGGGGAAACTACAGGAGTTACTGGCTGAGAGAGGACTTCCCACCGATGGAACCAAGGACGTATTGGTGGAGAGACTCGAGGAGAGTGACAAAATAGCCGCTGAGCTCGACCAAGATCTCGAAGAGCCAGTTGCAAATTCAAGTCAAGGTGCAACTACCGACaagaatgttgaagatCAAACAGTACCAACTACTAATGATGCTACTGTCACTGATGCTACGACTACACCGACCGCCGTCGGCGATGCTACCGAGTCTTTACAGGCGCGGGCCGTCAAGCTTCTCGAGGGGAAAATAGCGCGCGTCAGGCGGTTTGGCGACGAAAGTAGCGCGGTAGCGCTCCAGAAACAACTTGCAAGGGTTGTCCGGTTCGGGGTCACGCCCGGCTCCGCCCTTGCATTAGAGGTGGAAGGCCCTCCAACAGTTAACGGTGATTCCCCACTACACCATGGACACAGCCATGGACATGggcaccaccaccaccatcaCGGCCACGGCCACGGCCCCCACGGACGCCGTGTAGGGTACGTGCGCAAAGTCCGCGAAACTGCCAAAGTACACAAATAG
- a CDS encoding uncharacterized protein (PKUD0C03390; similar to Saccharomyces cerevisiae YGR138C (TPO2) and YPR156C (TPO3); ancestral locus Anc_3.503), which yields MSSHSSSVSSISSIDNRIDAENAPQVYDPEDAQSQISGNLSSTLSRAESLRMVKTETSKSLKDRGLSRAVSIADPVRPSTVENPIFPEEYTLETETGLVPVQTLREIGRSRAATKSQISRTSSKTPTKIPTQVPTDVESLQPHDESTKPFDPEIQFVTFTLNDPENPHNWKPILRWTFTIVLSLMVVCVAFGSSIVTGSLGPMSEKYHVSTEVSILSCSLMVLGFSVGPLLWSPLSEQIGRRPVYFISFGLYFIFNIPCAVAPNIGTILVCRFLCGVFAASGLANVGGSISDMFPTETRGKAIAYFAAAPYGGPVIGPLVGGFISRYDGRISLIFWVNFAFAGLMWLVGSLIPETYAPVILKKKAKRLRKETGNEKIMTEQEAAGLSLKELVQTCLYRPLKFAITEPVLDLMCFYVCLIYSLLYAFFFAYPVVFGELYNYGDDLVGLVLIPIIIGAFLALLTTPVIENAYVKMCHRRDPTPEDRLVGAMIGSPFPAIALWILGATSEKHVIWVGPASSGLAFGYGMVLIYYSLNNYIIDTYAKYAASALATKVFLRSAGGAAFPLFTMQMYHKLGLHWASWLLAFITTAMVALPFAFYKWGAQLRKKFCKENYSAFPWDDEEENTDSSIEKN from the coding sequence ATGTCGTCACATTCTTCCTCCGTGTCGTCCATATCGTCCATCGACAACAGGATCGACGCCGAAAATGCCCCTCAGGTGTATGACCCTGAAGACGCCCAGTCGCAAATCTCGGGGAACCTCTCCTCTACCCTCTCAAGGGCAGAATCTCTTCGTATGGTGAAGACAGAAacttcaaaatctttgaaagataGAGGTCTCTCTCGTGCAGTCTCCATTGCCGATCCCGTCAGACCAAGTACTGTGGAAAACCCAATATTCCCAGAAGAATATACCCTGGAAACAGAAACAGGTTTGGTCCCCGTGCAAACCCTACGTGAAATCGGTAGATCTAGAGCAGCCACAAAGTCCCAAATATCAAGGACTTCCTCAAAGACTCCCACGAAAATCCCCACACAAGTGCCTACTGATGTAGAATCCCTACAACCTCACGACGAATCAACAAAACCTTTTGACCCGGAAATCCAATTTGTCACATTCACCTTGAACGACCCAGAGAACCCTCATAACTGGAAACCAATTCTTAGGTGGACGTTCACCATCGTCTTGTCCTTGATGGTTGTCTGTGTCGCTTTTGGCTCCTCAATTGTCACGGGATCCTTGGGACCAATGTCCGAAAAATACCACGTCTCCACTGAAGTCTCCATTCTCTCTTGTTCGTTGATGGTGTTGGGATTCTCCGTTGGACCTTTATTATGGTCCCCGTTATCTGAACAAATTGGTAGAAGGCCCGTTTACTTTATCTCCTTTGGCCTTtacttcatcttcaacatccCCTGCGCAGTCGCTCCAAACATTGGTACCATACTTGTCTGTAGGTTCCTTTGTGGTGTCTTTGCAGCATCAGGGTTGGCCAACGTCGGAGGCTCCATCTCAGATATGTTCCCCACCGAAACCAGAGGTAAGGCAATCGCTTATTTTGCAGCGGCTCCATATGGTGGTCCTGTCATTGGCCCCCTAGTTGGTGGATTCATTAGTAGATACGATGGTCGTATATCACTCATCTTCTGGGTCAACTTTGCCTTTGCGGGTTTGATGTGGCTTGTTGGCTCCTTGATTCCAGAAACTTATGCACCAGTtatcttgaagaagaaagcaAAGCGTTTAAGAAAGGAGACAGGTAATGAGAAGATCATGACTGAACAGGAAGCAGCTGGCTTATCCTTGAAAGAGTTGGTTCAAACGTGTCTATACAGACCTCTAAAATTCGCAATTACAGAGCCAGTTCTTGACTTGATGTGTTTCTACGTCTGTCTAATTTATTCCCTACTTTATgccttcttctttgcttATCCCGTTGTCTTTGGTGAACTATACAACTATGGTGATGACTTAGTTGGCTTGGTTTTGATTCCAATTATTATCGGTGCATTCTTGGCTTTGTTGACAACTCCAGTCATTGAAAACGCTTATGTGAAAATGTGCCATCGTAGAGATCCTACTCCGGAAGATAGGTTGGTTGGTGCAATGATTGGCTCTCCATTTCCTGCGATTGCCCTCTGGATTTTGGGTGCTACATCAGAGAAACACGTCATTTGGGTCGGCCCGGCTTCTTCCGGCTTAGCGTTTGGTTACGGTATGGTTCTAATCTACTATTCACTAAACAACTACATTATTGACACGTATGCCAAATATGCAGCTTCCGCCTTGGCTACCAAAGTTTTCCTTAGAAGTGCTGGTGGTGCAGCATTCCCATTGTTTACCATGCAGATGTATCACAAGTTGGGCCTACATTGGGCATCTTGGCTCTTGGCGTTTATCACCACTGCAATGGTTGCGCTACCATTTGCCTTCTACAAGTGGGGAGCCCAGTTGAGAAAGAAATTCtgcaaagaaaattacAGTGCTTTCCCTTGggatgatgaagaagaaaatacaGATTCAAGTATTGAGAAAAATTAA
- a CDS encoding uncharacterized protein (PKUD0C03400; similar to Saccharomyces cerevisiae YER064C (VHR2) and YIL056W (VHR1); ancestral locus Anc_7.246), which yields MENLDGSHSDICQLGVEIGVGGRRDKRRKERGKRTIGNHQPFQYLSGNCMSCEVYTHMHDVNSKMSIHRGNRSHPHAQGATSIIRDKLGFKDEAMWKRFSSRRLQLVESLSMSSKKASEQDEEIKICAKTLMKEFGFPDDTLPEFDKLVRLAIQSVRRNKRRSEKRLASKLETLTSDDEVNNKRIKLDDENDLSSNPSSNRLNDEIRNNNHNNVVDFSSYTNIDNEKNVQHSDNLTNSKENDDNNSNSTRLHDKLYDTIVAINQLVSPIIEQDQLPSLKRLNENPQFTKSSKIILHFIKQSKTCFEFSRVSNSEYSNNGKFTLLEEFGSNCISTAVLFTLEKWFDHLSPDSSSYIKLRLKSDLTLGLIIKNLDNSSTEVNRLSNYVASQLFKKFIGACVKDFGFDSILNPLCDIFHGIILRDYPIITKKSASPNLISSQPLKDNGRKNSNNNNNNNNNDNPFFSSKEISVIDAALAKPFVSASSSSHSHSHTHLNLESPSSPILHHHPITSTRGQSMMPDFPLSTSQIPIPPAISDHHISYNHHQQLLPNPPVLRSKQYTQVNIKFKDQELNFRYSIDSNAAPTIMELITNCKQAFGILNSTRILNLKDLRSGKIIKNDHDLERLLRMTVMLSDDGCGEVRLELGYNNLSQGFLNLNHEPADKTWQHDNNISGNNNSNNNSSNKSNNVNSNISHDTNIENGATNVSGDTMIGRYLPPPRPILPDTQPRPRGGFMKFQPLL from the coding sequence ATGGAAAACCTCGATGGAAGTCATTCAGATATATGTCAACTAGGAGTGGAAATCGGGGTGGGGGGGAGAAGAGACAAGAGAAGGAAGGAGAGAGGGAAAAGAACAATAGGAAACCACCAACCATTCCAATACCTGTCTGGCAACTGTATGTCTTGTGAGGTATATACGCATATGCACGACGTGAACTCGAAGATGTCGATACATAGGGGAAATCGCTCCCATCCACATGCACAAGGTGCAACTAGTATCATCAGGGACAAATTAGgtttcaaagatgaagCGATGTGGAAACGCTTCTCATCACGTAGACTACAACTCGTGGAATCGCTATCGATGAGTTCCAAGAAGGCAAGTGAgcaagatgaagaaatcaagattTGTGCCAAAACCTTAATGAAAGAATTCGGTTTTCCAGATGACACATTACCTGAATTTGATAAGTTGGTCAGATTAGCCATTCAAAGTGTTAGACGAAATAAAAGAAGGAGTGAGAAGAGATTAGCCAGTAAATTAGAAACGCTAACTAGCGATGATGAAGTGAATAACAAAAGGATCAAattggatgatgaaaatgatctAAGTTCGAACCCTTCATCAAATCGGTTGAACGATGAAATACGAAATAACAACCATAACAATGTAGtggatttttcatcatATACCAATATAGACAATGAGAAAAATGTTCAACATAGCGATAACCTTACTAAtagtaaagaaaatgatgataacAATAGCAACAGTACAAGATTACATGACAAATTGTACGATACTATAGTTGCCATCAACCAATTAGTATCGCCAATTATTGAGCAAGACCAATTACCATCTCTGAAGAGattaaatgaaaatccCCAATTCACCAAGTCTTCAAAAATCATTCTACATTTTATCAAACAATCCAAGACGTGTTTTGAGTTCTCGAGGGTTTCAAACTCAGAATACTCGAACAATGGAAAGTTCACATTACTGGAAGAATTTGGTTCGAATTGTATATCAACAGCAGTACTGTTTACATTGGAGAAATGGTTTGATCATTTATCTCCAgattcttcttcttataTCAAACTAAGGTTGAAGTCGGATTTAACCTTGGGACTaataatcaaaaatttGGATAACTCGTCAACTGAAGTGAACAGATTATCCAACTATGTTGCATCTCAGctattcaaaaaattcattGGCGCCTGTGTTaaagattttggttttgattCGATTTTAAATCCATTATGTGATATATTTCATGGCATAATCTTGAGAGACTATCCAATAATAACTAAAAAATCAGCATCGCCGAACTTGATTTCCTCACAACCTCTCAAAGATAATGGCAGGAAAAATagcaataataataataataataataataatgataatcCGTTTTTCAGTTCAAAGGAAATTTCCGTCATTGACGCAGCACTCGCGAAACCTTTCGTATCtgcatcatcatcatcccATTCACATTCACACACACATCTTAATTTAGAGTCTCCTTCATCTCCTATACTACACCATCATCCAATAACTTCAACGCGAGGACAGTCTATGATGCCGGATTTCCCCTTATCCACTTCTcaaataccaataccacCGGCTATATCGGATCATCACATTAGCtataatcatcatcagcaATTATTACCAAATCCGCCGGTTTTGCGATCTAAACAATACACCCAAGTCAATATCAAGTTCAAAGATCAGGAACTGAATTTTAGATATTCAATAGATAGCAATGCTGCACCCACAATCATGGAATTGATTACGAATTGCAAGCAAGCATTTGGCATACTAAATTCAACCAggattttgaatttgaaggatcTAAGATCGGGTAAAATCATTAAAAATGATCATGATCTCGAGAGACTACTACGAATGACTGTGATGTTGAGCGACGATGGGTGTGGAGAAGTTCGATTAGAGTTAGGTTACAATAACTTAAGCCAAGGGTTTTTGAATCTAAACCACGAACCTGCTGACAAAACTTGGCAACATGATAACAACATAAGTGGCAATAATAATAGCAATAATAACAGCAGTAATAAAAGTAATAACGTCAATAGCAATATTAGCCATGACACCAACATCGAAAACGGTGCTACAAATGTCTCAGGAGATACAATGATTGGGCGATATCTACCTCCTCCGAGACCAATTCTGCCAGATACACAACCTCGTCCGCGTGGTGGGTTTATGAAGTTCCAACCACTTTTATAA
- a CDS encoding uncharacterized protein (PKUD0C03410; Pfam Domains: DLH(1.5e-09)) encodes MPDILFGNPYPLGGDAQLWFANHPVSKTKASVSGFLQYVKRNFKNVKFVAGIGYCFGAKYFANHLTETGINDVGVFAHPSLIKESELRAIKKPLMISAAEIDRTFTDELRYKSEDILRTLSIPYQIDLFGNVSHGFAVRSDLSDKRVKYAAEKAFADAIYWIQYHATK; translated from the coding sequence ATGCCAGatattctttttggaaatcCTTACCCCTTGGGAGGAGATGCTCAACTTTGGTTTGCTAATCACCCTGTCAGCAAGACAAAAGCATCTGTATCTGGCTTCTTGCAATACGTCAAAAGAAACTTTAAGAACGTTAAATTCGTTGCAGGTATTGGTTACTGCTTTGGTGCAAAGTACTTTGCAAACCATCTTACTGAAACAGGCATTAATGATGTTGGGGTTTTTGCACACCCTTCACTTATTAAAGAAAGCGAATTAAGGGCAATCAAAAAACCTTTGATGATCTCAGCAGCAGAAATCGATAGGACTTTTACCGACGAACTGAGATACAAGTCGGAAGACATTTTAAGAACACTTTCAATTCCTTACCAGATTGACCTTTTTGGTAATGTTAGTCATGGTTTTGCTGTTAGAAGTGATTTATCTGACAAACGGGTCAAATATGCTGCAGAAAAAGCGTTTGCAGATGCAATATATTGGATCCAATACCATGCTACAAAATAA